The Haloplanus sp. CK5-1 genome contains a region encoding:
- a CDS encoding SDR family oxidoreductase, with product MQPKTVLITGSSSGIGRATADAFLDEGWEVYATARNPADVETLGERGCSIATLDVTEDDDVERVVDRILDEQGRIDCLVNNAGYAQFGPIEDVPADAVHRQFDVNVYGPHRLTRAVLPHMRRRREGTIVNVSSVAGRLAFPGGGVYCGSKFALEAMTDALRAEVDEYGVDAVLIEPGPVETAFTDRAADELEGVERSGAYESFYEVFEDTQAIGGGGPGAVPPERVAEDIVDAASSTKPASRVPVGTLARVSVLGRFVPDAARDRLFSLLDRLR from the coding sequence GTGCAACCGAAGACGGTCCTCATCACGGGCAGTTCGTCCGGTATCGGTCGTGCGACCGCCGACGCCTTCCTCGACGAAGGGTGGGAGGTGTACGCCACGGCGCGCAACCCGGCGGACGTCGAGACGCTCGGGGAACGCGGCTGTTCGATCGCCACGCTCGACGTCACGGAGGACGACGACGTGGAGCGAGTCGTCGATCGAATCCTCGACGAACAGGGACGGATCGACTGTCTGGTCAACAACGCGGGGTACGCACAGTTCGGCCCCATCGAGGACGTGCCCGCCGACGCAGTCCACCGACAGTTCGACGTGAACGTCTACGGCCCCCACCGGCTGACGCGGGCGGTCCTCCCGCACATGCGCCGGCGGCGCGAGGGGACGATCGTCAACGTCTCCAGCGTCGCCGGCCGACTCGCCTTCCCCGGCGGCGGCGTCTACTGCGGGTCGAAGTTCGCCCTCGAAGCCATGACCGACGCCCTCCGGGCCGAAGTCGACGAGTACGGCGTCGACGCCGTCCTGATCGAACCCGGCCCGGTCGAGACGGCGTTCACCGACCGCGCGGCGGACGAACTCGAGGGTGTCGAGCGATCGGGCGCCTACGAGTCGTTCTACGAGGTGTTCGAGGACACGCAAGCCATCGGCGGGGGCGGTCCGGGCGCGGTGCCGCCCGAACGGGTCGCCGAGGACATCGTAGACGCCGCGAGTTCGACCAAGCCGGCGAGTCGCGTGCCGGTCGGGACGCTCGCCCGAGTGAGCGTGCTCGGACGATTCGTGCCCGACGCCGCCCGGGACCGTCTCTTTTCGCTGCTGGACCGGCTCCGCTAG
- a CDS encoding beta-CASP ribonuclease aCPSF1, translating into MSSVDKQLEDLKAEIEDELPPGISVSDVKYEGPELVVYTRDPKEFASNGDLIRNLASKLRKRITVRPDPDVLMGVSEARERIREVIPEDAGVTDLDFHADTGEVVIEAEKPGMVIGRHGATLREITQAIGWTPEVVRTPPIESSTVSNVRNFLKQERDERRDILERVGRQIHREEMSDEQWVRITTLGCCREVGRASFILSTAETRILVDCGDKPGAEGEVPYLQVPEAAPLNSIDAVVLTHAHLDHSALIPLLFKYGYDGPIYCTEPTRDLMGLLTLDYLDVAVKEGRTPPYESEMVREAIKHTVPLEYGDVTDIAPDVKLTFHNAGHILGSAVSHFHIGDGLYNVAFSGDIHYEDTRLFNGAVNDFPRVETLVLESTYGGRNDYQTDQEDSERNLLEIINDTYDQGGKVVVPAFAVGRSQEIMLVLERAMRSGKIPEMPVHLDGMIWEATAIHTTYPEYLRDDLRDRIFHDDENPFLAEEFNHIDAGEDERQEVADGDPAIILSTSGMVTGGPIMSWLRHLGPDPDSNLVFVGYQAQGTLGRRIQNGWDEIPMNDRGDGRGRNDTLSLNMGVETVDGFSGHADRQGLENFVKTMNPRPEKVLCVHGDERSVQDLSSALYHDYNMRTFAPKNLETFRFK; encoded by the coding sequence ATGAGCTCCGTAGACAAGCAACTCGAGGACCTGAAAGCAGAGATCGAGGACGAACTACCCCCCGGTATCTCCGTATCGGACGTAAAATACGAGGGCCCGGAACTGGTCGTGTACACGCGCGACCCCAAGGAGTTCGCCAGCAACGGCGACCTCATTCGAAACCTCGCGAGCAAACTCCGCAAGCGCATCACGGTCCGTCCGGACCCCGACGTGTTGATGGGCGTTTCGGAGGCCCGCGAGCGGATCCGAGAGGTGATCCCGGAGGACGCGGGCGTCACGGACCTCGACTTCCACGCCGACACCGGCGAGGTCGTCATCGAGGCCGAGAAACCGGGGATGGTTATCGGCCGACACGGCGCGACGCTCCGCGAGATCACGCAAGCCATCGGCTGGACGCCGGAAGTGGTCCGCACCCCGCCCATCGAGTCCTCGACCGTCTCGAACGTCCGAAACTTCCTGAAACAGGAGCGCGACGAACGCCGCGATATCCTCGAACGCGTCGGTCGGCAGATCCACCGCGAGGAGATGTCCGACGAACAGTGGGTTCGGATCACCACGCTGGGGTGCTGTCGCGAGGTCGGTCGCGCGAGTTTCATCCTCTCGACCGCCGAGACGCGAATCCTCGTCGACTGTGGCGACAAACCCGGTGCCGAGGGCGAGGTGCCGTACCTCCAGGTTCCGGAGGCCGCCCCCCTGAACTCCATCGACGCGGTCGTACTCACCCACGCCCACCTCGACCACTCCGCGCTCATCCCCCTGCTGTTCAAGTACGGCTACGACGGGCCGATCTACTGCACCGAACCCACCCGCGACCTGATGGGCCTGCTTACCCTCGACTACCTCGACGTGGCCGTCAAGGAGGGCCGTACCCCACCCTACGAGAGCGAGATGGTTCGCGAGGCGATCAAACACACCGTCCCCCTCGAGTACGGCGACGTGACGGACATCGCGCCCGACGTGAAACTCACGTTCCACAACGCCGGCCACATCCTCGGCTCCGCGGTCTCTCATTTCCACATCGGCGACGGCCTCTACAACGTCGCCTTCTCGGGCGACATCCACTACGAAGACACCCGCCTGTTCAACGGCGCGGTCAACGACTTCCCCCGCGTCGAGACGCTCGTCCTCGAATCCACGTACGGCGGCCGCAACGACTACCAGACCGATCAGGAGGACTCCGAGCGAAACCTCCTGGAGATCATCAACGACACCTACGACCAGGGCGGCAAGGTGGTCGTCCCCGCCTTCGCGGTCGGGCGGTCACAGGAGATCATGCTCGTCCTCGAACGGGCGATGCGCAGCGGGAAAATTCCGGAGATGCCCGTCCACCTCGACGGGATGATCTGGGAGGCGACGGCCATCCACACCACCTACCCCGAGTACCTGCGCGACGACCTCCGGGACCGGATCTTCCACGACGACGAGAACCCGTTCCTCGCCGAAGAGTTCAACCACATCGACGCCGGCGAGGACGAACGCCAGGAGGTCGCCGACGGCGACCCGGCGATCATCCTCTCCACCTCCGGGATGGTGACCGGCGGCCCGATCATGTCGTGGCTCCGCCACCTCGGCCCCGATCCGGACTCGAACCTCGTGTTCGTCGGCTACCAGGCCCAGGGAACCCTCGGTCGGCGCATCCAGAACGGCTGGGACGAGATTCCGATGAACGACCGCGGCGACGGTCGCGGCCGCAACGACACGCTCTCGCTCAACATGGGTGTCGAAACCGTCGACGGCTTCTCCGGCCACGCCGACCGGCAGGGACTGGAGAACTTCGTCAAGACGATGAATCCCCGTCCGGAGAAAGTACTCTGTGTCCACGGCGACGAACGCTCCGTTCAGGACCTCTCCTCGGCGCTGTACCACGACTACAACATGCGGACGTTCGCGCCGAAGAATTTGGAGACGTTCCGGTTCAAGTAG
- a CDS encoding dual specificity protein phosphatase yields MRHRLTDTLHVGDRAAARDVEALSDAGITAVLRLTHGTPPAYPDSLTVVSRPLVDGPRNDLSNFRAAVDRLTALLDADETVLVHCSAGSSRSVAVAVAALARRNGTDVETALDRLQSAHPDADPHPALVDHARRVVE; encoded by the coding sequence ATGCGACACCGTCTCACCGATACCCTCCACGTCGGCGACCGGGCCGCGGCTCGGGACGTCGAGGCCCTGTCCGACGCCGGGATCACCGCCGTCCTCAGACTGACACACGGTACGCCCCCCGCGTACCCCGACTCGCTGACCGTCGTCTCGCGCCCGCTCGTCGACGGGCCACGGAACGACCTCTCGAACTTTCGGGCTGCGGTCGATCGGCTGACCGCGTTGCTCGACGCCGACGAGACGGTCCTCGTCCACTGTTCGGCGGGGAGTTCCCGGAGCGTCGCCGTCGCCGTCGCTGCCCTCGCGCGGCGGAACGGCACCGACGTCGAGACGGCGCTCGACCGCCTGCAGTCGGCACATCCCGACGCCGACCCACACCCCGCGCTGGTGGATCACGCCCGCCGCGTCGTCGAGTGA
- a CDS encoding endonuclease III: protein MSDEPAENIGTGPDGGGTETGFGADDAETRAEAIVDALGELYWQKAYGGRDALLCLVRTILSQNTSDVASQPAFDALLEHYGGTGDLAATLADADRERLAETIESAGLYNQKSRVIVECAEEVVADFGDAEAFDRFVREGDPHEVRERLLSIRGVGPKTADCVLLFSGGRDGVFPVDTHVHRVARRMGLAPANADHEAVREALEATVPAEKCGFGHTATIQFGREYCSARKPACLDGPEACPLYDRCDRIGVDPAGGVVVDPAEADG, encoded by the coding sequence ATGTCCGACGAACCCGCCGAGAACATAGGCACCGGTCCCGACGGCGGCGGCACCGAGACGGGGTTCGGAGCCGACGACGCCGAGACCCGGGCCGAGGCCATCGTCGACGCCCTCGGTGAGCTGTACTGGCAGAAGGCGTACGGCGGTCGGGACGCCCTCCTCTGTCTCGTCCGGACGATCCTGAGTCAGAACACGAGCGACGTGGCCAGCCAACCCGCGTTCGACGCGTTGCTGGAGCACTACGGAGGTACGGGAGACCTCGCGGCGACCCTCGCCGACGCCGACCGCGAGCGACTGGCCGAGACCATCGAGTCGGCGGGACTGTACAACCAGAAGTCGCGGGTGATCGTCGAGTGTGCCGAGGAGGTCGTCGCCGACTTCGGGGACGCCGAGGCGTTCGACCGGTTCGTCCGCGAGGGCGACCCCCACGAGGTGCGCGAGCGACTGCTCTCGATCCGGGGCGTCGGCCCCAAGACCGCCGACTGCGTCCTCCTGTTCTCGGGCGGTCGGGACGGCGTCTTCCCGGTCGATACGCACGTCCACCGGGTCGCCCGCCGGATGGGGCTCGCGCCGGCAAACGCGGATCACGAGGCGGTTCGGGAGGCTCTGGAGGCGACGGTGCCGGCCGAGAAGTGTGGCTTCGGGCACACCGCGACGATCCAGTTCGGTCGTGAGTACTGTTCGGCGCGGAAACCGGCGTGTCTTGACGGGCCGGAGGCGTGCCCGCTCTACGACCGGTGTGACCGGATCGGCGTCGACCCGGCGGGTGGTGTGGTGGTCGATCCGGCGGAAGCCGACGGCTGA
- a CDS encoding DUF371 domain-containing protein: protein MREEVRARGHEHVAATHDSTFEVTTDDWLTPAGDCIVGVEADRAPADFDDDFVAACRDPEATITLTLSAADESVSVRARGHPDLGFESDRSAVIRTSTYVDDRTVAVGADAAAADLDRDLVDALATGADLTVTLAVE from the coding sequence ATGCGAGAGGAGGTCCGCGCGCGCGGCCACGAACACGTCGCCGCGACCCACGACAGCACGTTCGAGGTGACGACGGACGACTGGTTGACGCCGGCCGGCGACTGTATCGTCGGCGTCGAGGCCGACCGCGCCCCGGCCGACTTCGACGACGACTTCGTCGCTGCCTGCCGCGACCCCGAGGCGACCATCACGCTGACACTCTCGGCGGCCGACGAATCCGTCTCCGTTCGCGCGCGCGGCCACCCCGACCTCGGCTTCGAGAGCGATCGAAGCGCCGTCATCCGAACCAGCACGTACGTCGATGACCGAACGGTCGCCGTCGGTGCCGACGCCGCCGCCGCCGACCTCGACCGAGACCTCGTCGACGCCCTCGCCACCGGCGCGGATCTCACCGTCACGCTGGCCGTCGAGTGA
- a CDS encoding coiled-coil protein, whose amino-acid sequence MVTTEEVLDEFDVDALDEADNVELTDDQLENDSKGQLIKLAGQLRDRRNELNQMASERASKRDDLNAKTREKVDEAQEHREQRDELNEQVQEHKESRNELNAEANELFDQVEELKQDLELGDGKDLEELEEEIEELEFRQQTEVLSTEDERELIEKIEDKREEYQQRKEKLDDASELDELVEEAEEVRSEASQHHQKVTELADEAQEHHNQMIEAYREADEIRDKADEMHDLFVEAQEAADRHHEDFVRVQKRLRELDKEEEQEQQDEREAEREAAKEEAEEIYQKFKEGETLDTEDLMKLQKTGLL is encoded by the coding sequence ATGGTAACAACAGAAGAAGTACTCGACGAATTCGACGTCGACGCGCTCGACGAGGCGGACAACGTCGAACTCACGGACGACCAGCTCGAAAACGACTCGAAGGGACAGCTCATCAAACTCGCCGGACAGCTCCGGGACCGACGCAACGAACTCAACCAGATGGCGTCGGAGCGCGCCTCCAAGCGCGACGACCTGAACGCGAAGACACGGGAGAAGGTCGACGAAGCACAGGAGCACCGCGAGCAGCGCGACGAGCTCAACGAGCAGGTCCAGGAACACAAGGAGAGCCGCAACGAGCTCAACGCGGAGGCAAACGAGCTGTTCGACCAGGTCGAGGAGCTGAAACAGGACCTCGAACTCGGTGACGGCAAGGATCTCGAGGAGCTCGAAGAGGAGATCGAGGAACTCGAGTTCCGCCAGCAGACCGAAGTCCTGAGCACCGAGGACGAGCGCGAACTCATCGAGAAGATTGAGGACAAGCGCGAGGAGTACCAGCAGCGCAAGGAGAAACTCGACGACGCCAGTGAACTCGACGAACTCGTCGAGGAGGCCGAGGAAGTCCGCTCCGAGGCGTCCCAGCACCACCAGAAGGTGACGGAACTCGCGGACGAGGCCCAGGAGCACCACAACCAGATGATCGAGGCCTACCGCGAGGCCGACGAGATCCGCGACAAGGCCGACGAGATGCACGACCTCTTCGTCGAGGCACAGGAGGCGGCCGACCGCCACCACGAGGACTTCGTCCGCGTGCAGAAGCGCCTGCGCGAACTCGACAAGGAGGAAGAACAGGAACAGCAGGACGAGCGCGAGGCCGAACGCGAGGCCGCCAAGGAGGAGGCCGAGGAAATCTACCAGAAGTTCAAGGAAGGCGAGACCCTCGACACCGAGGACCTGATGAAGCTCCAGAAGACGGGGCTCCTGTAG